In the genome of Sphingomonas naphthae, one region contains:
- a CDS encoding FAD-dependent oxidoreductase: protein MHIDLNEATPGTLGADVAVIGAGAAGITMVRRLLAQGLSVVLLESGGVDYEPETADLNDGPIMGEDYYELRDARLRFFGGTTAIWGGRCAELAPIDFQKRAWVPHSGWPITHADVAPYYAEARAAFGLDRIAPTAALLDGILPDFSPRELAVPMWSFDAMFDRFSFSRSTDLVDHDRCTVVTHATVREIVAAPSAEGVDRLAVTSLSGNALEVRARRYVLAAGGIENPRLLLASRSVRPRGLGNDRDQVGRYFMEHPHARGGRVVDGGAWALLAAFQKREVTGRTIAPLLTPSAGLQAREGLLNTSLTIAGRRPAHGREALLMRAYQRAKHKSAPTRTGRTMWKATKQIVGRAQRLVDPLRPWVLNRLGQLDVALIVRAEQAPNPDSRVTLAGDSDALGVPRAALDWRMSELDVTSVAGLVAALGRETERLGLGRVEPAAWLSDPARQWRSDPLISVHALGGYHHVGTTRMSDDPRTGVTDREGRVHGIDNLYVAGSSLFPTSGWANPTLTIAALALRQADRIAATLAGEDAARRTQRAA from the coding sequence ATGCATATCGATCTGAACGAAGCGACCCCCGGCACCCTCGGCGCGGATGTCGCCGTCATCGGCGCGGGCGCCGCGGGCATCACCATGGTGCGCCGCCTGCTGGCGCAGGGCCTGTCGGTGGTGCTGCTGGAAAGCGGCGGCGTGGATTACGAGCCCGAGACGGCCGACCTGAACGACGGCCCGATCATGGGCGAGGATTATTACGAGCTGCGCGACGCCCGGCTGCGCTTCTTCGGCGGCACCACCGCCATCTGGGGCGGGCGCTGCGCCGAACTGGCGCCGATCGACTTCCAGAAGCGCGCCTGGGTGCCCCATTCGGGCTGGCCGATCACCCACGCCGATGTCGCGCCTTATTATGCCGAGGCGCGCGCCGCCTTCGGGCTGGACCGGATCGCGCCGACTGCCGCCCTGCTCGACGGCATCCTCCCCGATTTCTCGCCGCGCGAACTGGCCGTGCCGATGTGGTCGTTCGACGCGATGTTTGATCGCTTCTCGTTCAGCCGATCGACCGACCTGGTCGATCATGATCGCTGCACCGTCGTCACCCACGCCACCGTGCGCGAGATCGTCGCCGCGCCCTCGGCCGAGGGGGTCGATCGGCTGGCGGTGACGAGCCTGTCGGGCAATGCGCTGGAGGTGCGGGCGCGTCGCTATGTGCTGGCGGCGGGCGGGATCGAAAATCCCCGGCTGCTGCTCGCCTCGCGATCGGTGCGGCCGCGCGGGCTGGGCAATGATCGCGATCAGGTCGGCCGCTATTTCATGGAGCATCCCCATGCGCGCGGCGGCCGGGTGGTCGATGGCGGGGCGTGGGCTTTGCTCGCCGCCTTCCAGAAGCGCGAGGTGACCGGCCGCACGATCGCGCCGCTGCTGACGCCCTCGGCCGGGTTGCAAGCGCGCGAGGGGCTGCTCAACACCTCGCTCACTATCGCCGGCCGCCGCCCCGCGCACGGGCGCGAGGCGCTGCTGATGCGGGCCTATCAGCGTGCCAAGCACAAGAGCGCGCCGACCCGGACGGGGCGGACGATGTGGAAGGCGACCAAACAGATCGTCGGCCGCGCGCAGCGGCTGGTCGATCCGCTGCGGCCGTGGGTGCTGAACCGGCTGGGCCAACTCGATGTCGCGCTGATCGTGCGGGCCGAGCAGGCGCCCAACCCCGACAGCCGCGTCACGCTGGCGGGCGACAGCGACGCGCTGGGCGTGCCCCGCGCCGCGCTCGACTGGCGGATGAGCGAACTCGACGTGACGAGCGTGGCCGGGCTGGTCGCGGCGCTGGGGCGCGAGACCGAACGGCTCGGCCTCGGCCGGGTCGAGCCGGCGGCGTGGCTCTCCGATCCCGCGCGCCAGTGGCGCAGCGATCCGCTCATCAGCGTCCACGCGCTCGGCGGCTACCACCATGTCGGCACCACCCGCATGTCGGACGATCCCCGCACCGGCGTGACGGATCGCGAGGGCCGGGTGCATGGCATCGACAATCTGTACGTCGCGGGCAGCTCGCTCTTTCCAACCTCCGGCTGGGCCAACCCGACCCTCACGATCGCCGCGCTGGCGCTGCGCCAGGCCGACCGGATCGCGGCGACGCTGGCGGGCGAGGATGCCGCCCGGCGGACGCAGCGGGCGGCGTAG
- a CDS encoding anti-sigma factor family protein — MPADPVSEIEILAYVDGELDLGRRLAVEQHLAACPRAAARVMADLGAQTALRLAQPAFDPREAGLADAAARLSAMLARPPRAPMPFFSRRRAGVAAVTVAGLATVVAFVPKGATASPPAYVSSAVMAFQTGLIRAGMHSQRADATFDPADVQRSTNIRVPTLPDGWQVTDVQLIPSDEGPALQIMVHTSDARVVSIFAVRSSVTAPAKPIATRYGGASVAYWRHGEMAYALTGLDAPDALDLAAEDLADNRLS; from the coding sequence ATGCCGGCTGATCCCGTCAGCGAGATCGAGATCCTCGCTTATGTCGATGGGGAGCTGGACCTCGGCCGGCGGCTCGCGGTCGAGCAGCATCTGGCGGCCTGCCCACGCGCGGCGGCGCGGGTGATGGCCGATCTCGGCGCGCAGACCGCGCTGCGGCTGGCGCAACCCGCCTTCGATCCGCGCGAGGCCGGGCTGGCCGATGCGGCGGCGCGGCTCAGCGCGATGCTCGCCCGGCCGCCGCGCGCGCCCATGCCCTTCTTCTCGCGCCGCCGCGCGGGCGTCGCCGCCGTCACCGTGGCGGGCTTGGCGACGGTCGTGGCCTTCGTACCCAAGGGCGCCACCGCCAGCCCGCCGGCCTATGTGTCGAGCGCGGTGATGGCGTTCCAGACCGGGCTGATCCGGGCCGGCATGCATTCGCAGCGCGCCGACGCGACCTTCGATCCGGCCGACGTGCAGCGCAGCACCAACATCCGCGTGCCGACCCTGCCCGATGGCTGGCAGGTGACCGACGTGCAGCTGATCCCGTCGGACGAAGGGCCGGCGTTGCAGATCATGGTTCACACGTCCGACGCGCGCGTCGTCTCCATCTTCGCGGTGCGCAGCAGCGTCACCGCGCCCGCCAAGCCCATTGCCACCCGCTATGGCGGCGCCTCGGTCGCCTATTGGCGCCATGGAGAGATGGCCTACGCCCTCACCGGCCTCGACGCGCCCGACGCGCTCGATCTGGCCGCGGAGGATCTTGCCGACAACCGCCTGAGCTGA
- a CDS encoding sigma-70 family RNA polymerase sigma factor, protein MNDRASFDVSGHLPAMRRYARALTRDGVEADDLVQQALLKAIEGRGSFRPGGSLKSWLLAIVHNQFISARRRAAVETRHRNSLDGQDHVHDAGEEQRLYLQDVWRRFATLPEAQRAAIHLVAIEGLTYQEAADTLGLPIGTIMSRLSRARAALREPAAAADPALRLVGGRDAG, encoded by the coding sequence GTGAATGATCGTGCTTCCTTCGACGTTTCCGGCCATCTGCCCGCGATGCGCCGCTATGCCCGCGCGCTCACCCGCGACGGGGTCGAGGCGGACGATCTGGTGCAGCAGGCGCTGCTCAAGGCGATCGAGGGGCGGGGGAGTTTCCGGCCCGGCGGGTCGCTCAAATCCTGGCTGCTCGCCATTGTCCACAATCAGTTTATCAGCGCGCGGCGGCGCGCGGCGGTCGAGACGCGGCATCGCAATTCCCTCGACGGGCAGGATCATGTGCATGACGCGGGCGAGGAACAGCGCCTGTATCTGCAAGACGTCTGGCGCCGCTTCGCCACTTTGCCAGAGGCGCAGCGCGCCGCCATCCACCTCGTCGCGATCGAGGGGCTGACCTATCAGGAGGCGGCCGACACGCTCGGCCTGCCGATCGGCACGATCATGTCGCGCCTTTCCCGCGCCCGCGCCGCGTTGCGCGAGCCGGCGGCCGCCGCCGATCCCGCCCTGCGGCTGGTGGGAGGGCGCGATGCCGGCTGA
- a CDS encoding acyltransferase family protein, whose protein sequence is MSLPPPWLPCCGRGGSSGPHSVGQSHFNCAKSIFYVINACGRWDGVRRMASANGRRTGLEKPLDPDPAVSDPNGAALVPPMMLKGVDTLRFVAAAWVAVAHGALAPFIDAATRVGGPVALLGKIVTGSVSGGAAVAMFFVLSGLCIHYPNVGKDRLDWRRFLVKRMVRIVPPLVAAMLLANLLGPAYRAFFDLALWSIYCEIAYYLAYPIVFPFLDRRPITALAMSFGLAIAIAAAKPTALAPWEFGPLTWLVFAHLWLAGALVADRIRRRGIGAPPSVMILMMWRGGAVLLSAFTTVATFHLPVKIGACWTFLPMAVFALGWLPRELASYMARPPLRALERAGLAGYSSYLMHTIALVGSKMLLAGSLSVWALPLPAILIVAASFLFYIGIERPFHRLAQWLGKRVPARTTWSLAVGHAAEA, encoded by the coding sequence GTGTCGCTGCCGCCACCATGGCTCCCGTGCTGCGGCAGGGGCGGATCGTCGGGTCCGCATTCAGTGGGGCAGTCCCACTTCAATTGCGCCAAATCCATATTCTATGTAATTAATGCATGCGGGCGATGGGATGGGGTGAGGCGAATGGCGTCAGCAAATGGGCGTCGGACGGGGCTGGAAAAGCCGCTTGATCCGGATCCTGCGGTAAGTGATCCGAACGGTGCCGCGCTGGTGCCGCCCATGATGCTGAAAGGGGTGGACACGCTTCGCTTCGTGGCGGCCGCCTGGGTCGCTGTCGCTCATGGGGCCTTGGCGCCCTTCATCGATGCGGCGACGCGCGTTGGCGGGCCAGTCGCGCTCCTGGGCAAGATCGTGACCGGCTCCGTCAGCGGCGGCGCCGCGGTCGCCATGTTCTTCGTTCTGTCGGGCCTCTGCATCCATTATCCGAACGTCGGCAAGGATCGGCTCGACTGGCGCCGCTTTCTGGTGAAGCGCATGGTGAGGATCGTGCCGCCCCTGGTCGCGGCCATGCTGCTCGCCAACCTGCTGGGGCCGGCCTATCGCGCCTTCTTCGATCTGGCGCTGTGGAGCATCTATTGCGAGATCGCTTATTATCTCGCCTATCCGATCGTCTTTCCGTTTCTCGATCGCCGGCCGATCACGGCGCTGGCCATGTCGTTCGGGCTTGCGATCGCGATTGCCGCCGCCAAACCCACCGCTCTCGCGCCCTGGGAATTCGGTCCCCTGACCTGGCTGGTGTTTGCCCATCTGTGGCTGGCCGGCGCCTTGGTCGCCGATCGTATCCGTCGCCGGGGGATCGGCGCGCCGCCATCGGTCATGATCTTGATGATGTGGCGCGGCGGCGCGGTCCTGTTGTCGGCTTTCACCACGGTGGCGACCTTTCACCTGCCGGTGAAGATCGGGGCCTGCTGGACCTTCCTGCCTATGGCGGTCTTCGCGCTGGGCTGGCTGCCGCGTGAACTGGCTTCCTACATGGCCCGTCCACCATTGCGCGCGCTCGAGAGGGCGGGGCTGGCCGGCTATTCCAGCTATCTGATGCACACGATCGCGCTGGTCGGCAGCAAGATGCTTCTCGCGGGTTCCCTTTCCGTCTGGGCGTTGCCGTTGCCGGCCATATTGATCGTCGCCGCCTCGTTCCTGTTCTACATCGGCATCGAGAGGCCGTTCCACCGCCTTGCCCAATGGCTCGGCAAGAGGGTGCCGGCGCGAACGACATGGTCTCTTGCCGTGGGGCATGCCGCCGAAGCCTGA
- the epsC gene encoding serine O-acetyltransferase EpsC, translating into MIGTVSQAGGAQGATDDRIAFPDEIDAVVDRLQAARGAWRESHDRHAERGVHFPSRQSLKRIARELGVALFPLRLGPPQLTPGNENASVAATLESTLSRLAAQIGLEFQYADEAGDGRAIATRANAVIGRFAGRLPAIRRALDEDVAAAYANDPAARSVDEVLIAYTPFAAILHHRIAHVLHELGAPLVARIVGEIAHAGTGVDIHPATRIGRALFIDHGTGVVIGETAILGDRVRLYQGVTLGGDPDLAERKGSGPRHPIVGDDVVIHVNTSIVGRVTTGDRARIGGSVWLRQDVPADSLVELAAPRITPLPRDAG; encoded by the coding sequence ATGATCGGGACGGTATCGCAGGCGGGCGGCGCGCAAGGCGCGACAGATGACCGTATCGCCTTCCCCGACGAGATCGACGCCGTCGTCGATCGCCTCCAGGCCGCGCGCGGGGCGTGGCGGGAGAGCCATGATCGCCATGCCGAGCGGGGCGTGCATTTCCCCTCGCGACAGTCGCTGAAGCGGATCGCGCGCGAGCTTGGCGTGGCGCTGTTCCCGCTGCGCCTCGGCCCGCCGCAGCTCACGCCCGGCAACGAAAACGCCTCCGTCGCCGCGACGCTGGAATCGACCCTGTCGCGGCTCGCCGCGCAGATCGGGCTGGAGTTCCAATATGCGGACGAGGCCGGCGACGGCAGGGCGATCGCCACGCGCGCCAATGCGGTGATCGGCCGCTTCGCCGGGCGGCTGCCCGCGATCCGGCGGGCGCTGGACGAGGATGTCGCCGCCGCCTACGCCAACGATCCCGCCGCGCGCAGCGTGGACGAGGTGCTGATCGCCTACACGCCCTTCGCCGCGATCCTGCACCACCGCATCGCCCATGTGCTGCACGAACTGGGCGCGCCGCTGGTCGCGCGGATCGTCGGCGAGATCGCCCATGCCGGGACCGGCGTGGACATCCATCCCGCCACGCGGATCGGCCGCGCCTTATTCATCGATCACGGCACCGGCGTGGTGATCGGCGAGACCGCGATCCTGGGCGATCGGGTGCGGCTCTATCAGGGCGTGACGCTGGGCGGCGATCCCGATCTGGCCGAGCGCAAGGGCAGCGGGCCGCGCCACCCGATCGTCGGCGACGACGTGGTGATCCACGTCAACACCAGCATCGTCGGCCGGGTGACGACCGGCGACCGCGCGCGGATCGGCGGGAGTGTCTGGCTGCGGCAGGACGTGCCGGCGGACAGTCTGGTCGAGCTGGCGGCGCCGCGCATCACCCCCCTGCCCCGCGACGCCGGCTGA
- a CDS encoding threonine synthase gives MNENIHADRPTFVTHLECSLTGERYEADRLHGLSKAGRPLLVRYDLEALGQAVSRDAIAARPTDLWRWRELLPVRRTANIVSLGEIETPLVPIPLSGGPGAIVKDEGRLPTGSFKARGLVMAVAMARELGVTRIAMPTNGNAGAALAAYAARCGIETIVLCPEETPEVNVREIAAQGARVYRVNGQIDDCGAIVGRGAAEGLWFDFSTLKEPYRIEGKKTMGLELAAQFGWELPDAIFYPTGGGTGLIGMWKAFDELERLGWIGSKRPRMYAVQAAGCAPIVRAYEAGEEHAERWDNAATVAAGIRVPRAVGDFLILRAVRESGGRALAVGDPAILAAVDDAARRDGLLLCPEGGATLAAYRQAIVDGLVDPEERTVLFNCATGLKYPMPPATDTLDRHGAIDLASL, from the coding sequence ATGAACGAGAATATCCACGCCGATCGCCCCACCTTCGTCACCCATCTCGAATGTTCGCTGACGGGCGAACGCTATGAGGCCGACCGGCTTCATGGCCTTTCGAAAGCCGGGCGACCCTTGCTGGTGCGCTACGATCTCGAAGCGCTCGGCCAGGCGGTCTCGCGCGACGCGATCGCGGCGCGGCCGACCGATCTGTGGCGCTGGCGCGAGCTGCTGCCGGTGCGGCGCACCGCGAATATCGTATCGCTGGGCGAGATCGAGACACCGCTCGTGCCGATCCCGCTCTCCGGCGGGCCGGGCGCGATCGTGAAGGACGAGGGGCGCCTGCCGACCGGATCGTTCAAGGCGCGCGGGCTGGTGATGGCGGTGGCGATGGCGCGTGAACTGGGCGTCACCCGCATCGCCATGCCCACCAACGGCAATGCCGGCGCGGCGCTGGCGGCCTATGCCGCGCGCTGCGGGATCGAGACGATCGTGCTGTGCCCGGAAGAAACGCCCGAGGTGAACGTGCGCGAGATCGCCGCGCAGGGCGCGCGCGTCTATCGCGTCAACGGCCAGATCGACGATTGCGGCGCGATCGTCGGGCGCGGCGCCGCCGAGGGGCTGTGGTTCGATTTCTCGACCCTGAAGGAGCCGTATCGGATCGAGGGCAAGAAGACGATGGGGCTGGAACTGGCCGCGCAATTCGGCTGGGAGCTGCCCGACGCGATCTTCTACCCCACCGGCGGCGGCACCGGCCTGATCGGCATGTGGAAGGCGTTCGACGAGCTGGAACGGCTCGGCTGGATCGGATCGAAGCGGCCGCGCATGTATGCTGTCCAGGCCGCCGGCTGCGCCCCGATCGTGCGCGCTTATGAGGCGGGCGAGGAGCATGCCGAGCGGTGGGACAATGCCGCGACCGTCGCCGCCGGCATCCGCGTGCCACGCGCGGTGGGCGACTTCCTGATCCTGCGCGCGGTGCGGGAATCGGGCGGCCGGGCGCTCGCCGTCGGCGACCCCGCCATCCTCGCGGCGGTGGACGACGCCGCCCGCCGCGACGGGCTGCTGCTCTGCCCGGAGGGCGGGGCGACGCTGGCCGCCTATCGTCAGGCGATCGTGGACGGACTGGTCGATCCCGAAGAGCGGACGGTGCTGTTCAACTGCGCCACCGGCCTGAAATATCCGATGCCGCCGGCCACCGACACGCTCGACCGGCACGGCGCGATCGACCTGGCCTCGCTTTAA
- a CDS encoding sensor histidine kinase, with protein MPAEVVGPPRRAIALRTRLLVAMLGPLLAAAVALGIIGTTLIADVVRRTNDRVLGGALGAIAETVQVERGEVTLDLPPAAFGMLENSERDNVYYRIAVGPELLTGYADLPAPRLTELTPDQPRFRFSTYRDQPIRIAEVKRVLPRIAAPVIVQVAETLDNRSELRWRLIAALLTGEVLLVGIALALIRPALGWSLRPLARLRIAVERRDSLATPDLSPLPTADLPGELQPLATAFNHLLHRLDQATSGMRRFTADASHQMRTPLSVLKVQIALARRGSSAALVEIADAVDRLERLLTQLLALARAEETGTAPRLETVDLREVATAVISRHIHQAIQARIELHLDAADDDRGFPVSAHRTLVFEMLSNIVDNGIRYNRAGGTVTISLSHDRDATLLSVADDGPGIPAEDHVRVFDRFVRLGDRSDGSGLGLAIVRSAASRVGATVDLADAGPGLRVDVRFSASGREALP; from the coding sequence ATGCCGGCTGAGGTGGTGGGGCCGCCCCGGCGCGCCATCGCGCTCAGGACGCGCCTCCTCGTCGCGATGCTCGGGCCGCTGCTGGCGGCCGCCGTGGCGCTCGGGATCATCGGCACCACGCTGATCGCCGATGTCGTGCGGCGCACCAACGATCGCGTGCTGGGCGGCGCGCTGGGCGCCATCGCCGAAACGGTGCAGGTCGAACGTGGCGAGGTAACGCTCGATCTGCCCCCCGCCGCCTTCGGGATGCTGGAGAACAGCGAGCGCGACAATGTCTATTACCGCATCGCCGTCGGCCCCGAATTGCTCACCGGCTATGCCGATCTGCCCGCGCCGCGCCTCACGGAACTGACCCCCGATCAGCCGCGCTTCCGCTTTTCCACCTATCGCGACCAGCCGATCCGCATCGCCGAGGTGAAGCGCGTGCTGCCGCGCATCGCCGCCCCCGTGATCGTGCAGGTCGCCGAGACGCTCGACAACCGATCCGAACTGCGCTGGCGCCTGATCGCCGCGCTGCTGACCGGCGAGGTGCTGCTGGTGGGCATCGCGCTGGCGCTGATCCGCCCCGCGCTCGGCTGGAGCCTGCGCCCGCTCGCCCGGCTGCGGATCGCCGTCGAACGGCGGGATTCGCTCGCCACGCCCGATCTGTCGCCACTGCCGACCGCCGATCTGCCCGGCGAATTGCAGCCGCTGGCCACCGCCTTCAACCACCTTCTCCACCGGCTCGATCAGGCCACCAGCGGCATGCGCCGCTTCACCGCCGACGCCTCGCACCAGATGCGCACGCCGCTGTCGGTGCTGAAGGTGCAGATCGCGCTGGCGCGGCGCGGTTCCTCGGCGGCGCTGGTCGAGATCGCCGATGCGGTCGACCGGCTGGAACGGCTGCTCACCCAGTTGCTGGCGCTCGCCCGCGCCGAGGAAACCGGCACCGCGCCCCGTCTGGAGACCGTCGATCTGCGCGAGGTCGCCACCGCCGTCATCTCGCGCCACATCCATCAGGCGATCCAGGCGCGCATCGAACTCCACCTCGACGCAGCCGACGACGATCGCGGTTTCCCGGTGTCGGCGCACCGCACTCTGGTGTTCGAGATGCTGTCGAACATCGTCGACAACGGCATCCGCTACAATCGCGCGGGCGGCACCGTCACCATCTCCCTGTCCCACGATCGCGACGCGACCCTGCTGAGCGTCGCGGACGACGGCCCCGGCATACCCGCCGAAGACCATGTCCGCGTCTTCGACCGCTTCGTGCGGCTGGGCGACCGCAGCGACGGCAGCGGCTTGGGTCTGGCCATCGTCCGCTCCGCCGCCTCCCGCGTGGGCGCGACGGTCGATCTGGCGGACGCCGGGCCGGGGCTAAGGGTGGATGTGCGGTTTTCCGCGTCTGGGCGTGAGGCGCTACCTTAA
- a CDS encoding response regulator transcription factor produces MRILIVEDDAPLARSIVALLRNAGHAVDHVARGGDVADITAEEPYALVILDVGLPDVDGFTVLERLRRRGDRVPVLMLTARDALDDRVRGLDLGADDYLRKPFDPEELEARVRALGRRRGGDPVPELRVGSLVIHRSTGQVEVAGRPIDLRRRERAVLDALATRAGQIVPRDLLQSEVFGFDEPVGPNAIEVNVTRLRAKLAPDGPEIRTVRGVGYLLDAG; encoded by the coding sequence ATGCGCATCCTGATCGTCGAGGATGACGCGCCGCTGGCGCGCAGCATCGTCGCTTTGCTGCGCAACGCCGGCCATGCGGTGGATCATGTCGCGCGCGGCGGCGACGTCGCCGACATCACCGCCGAGGAGCCCTATGCGCTCGTCATCCTCGATGTCGGCCTGCCCGACGTGGATGGCTTCACCGTGCTCGAACGCCTGCGCCGGCGCGGTGATCGGGTGCCGGTGCTGATGCTCACGGCGCGCGACGCGCTCGACGATCGGGTGCGCGGGCTCGATCTCGGCGCCGACGATTATCTCCGCAAGCCGTTCGATCCCGAGGAACTGGAGGCCCGCGTGCGCGCCCTCGGCCGGCGGCGCGGCGGCGATCCGGTGCCGGAACTGCGCGTCGGCAGCCTCGTCATCCACCGCTCGACCGGCCAGGTCGAGGTGGCGGGCCGCCCGATCGACCTGCGCCGCCGCGAGCGCGCCGTGCTGGACGCGCTCGCCACCCGCGCCGGGCAGATCGTGCCGCGCGATCTGCTCCAGTCCGAGGTGTTCGGCTTCGACGAGCCGGTCGGCCCCAATGCGATCGAGGTGAACGTCACCCGCCTGCGCGCCAAGCTCGCGCCCGACGGGCCGGAGATCCGCACCGTGCGCGGCGTCGGTTACCTGCTCGATGCCGGCTGA
- a CDS encoding ABC transporter substrate-binding protein, which yields MNHLFRYICTSLLIGAATAASAADRPAGYPRSYDALIADAQAEGALSIYANADQAELAPIVAAFRTAYPGIRVQYSDIGSTEMFRRFVAETKAGKPSADLVWSSAMDLQVKLINDGYAQAYASPEKPGLPPLAVWKNMGYGVTAEPIAFAYNRRLLPPAQVPHSHQALEEYLRAQGKALAGRVVTFDPARSNVGYLYLSQDYAITRDTASLVEAIAATRPKLALTTEPMLRAIAEGQATIAYNVIGSYALKRAAADPRLGVVFPRDYTLVTSRIAFIARDARHAASAKLFLDFLLSRRGQAMLARQSLWPVRTDVPAKRLPPAVARPIRVGPQLLVNLDRITRQRFLARWNQALAQGASHP from the coding sequence ATGAACCATCTATTTCGGTATATCTGCACCAGCCTGCTGATCGGCGCCGCGACGGCGGCGTCGGCGGCCGATCGCCCGGCGGGCTACCCCCGATCCTATGACGCGCTGATCGCCGATGCGCAGGCGGAGGGCGCGCTCAGCATCTATGCCAATGCCGATCAGGCCGAGCTGGCGCCGATCGTCGCCGCCTTCCGCACGGCCTATCCCGGCATCCGGGTCCAATATTCGGATATCGGCTCGACCGAAATGTTCCGCCGCTTCGTCGCGGAGACGAAGGCGGGCAAGCCCTCGGCCGATCTCGTCTGGTCCTCGGCGATGGACCTGCAGGTCAAGCTCATCAACGATGGCTATGCGCAGGCCTATGCCAGCCCGGAGAAGCCCGGCCTGCCTCCGCTCGCGGTGTGGAAGAACATGGGCTATGGCGTCACCGCCGAGCCGATCGCCTTCGCCTACAACCGCCGGCTGCTGCCGCCCGCCCAGGTGCCGCACAGCCATCAGGCGCTGGAGGAATATCTGCGGGCGCAGGGCAAGGCGCTGGCCGGGCGGGTCGTCACCTTCGATCCGGCGCGGTCGAACGTCGGCTATCTCTATCTGTCGCAGGATTATGCGATCACGCGCGACACCGCCTCGCTGGTGGAGGCGATCGCGGCGACCCGGCCGAAGCTGGCGCTGACCACCGAGCCGATGCTGCGCGCCATCGCCGAAGGCCAAGCGACGATCGCCTATAACGTCATCGGCTCCTATGCGTTGAAGCGGGCGGCGGCCGATCCGCGCCTCGGCGTGGTGTTTCCGCGCGATTATACTCTGGTCACGTCGCGCATCGCCTTCATCGCGCGCGACGCCCGCCACGCCGCGAGCGCCAAGCTGTTCCTCGATTTCCTGCTCTCGCGACGCGGCCAGGCGATGCTGGCGCGCCAGAGCCTGTGGCCGGTGCGGACCGACGTGCCCGCCAAGCGACTGCCCCCCGCCGTCGCGCGGCCGATCCGCGTCGGCCCGCAACTGCTCGTCAATCTCGATCGCATCACTCGCCAGCGTTTCCTGGCGCGGTGGAATCAGGCCCTAGCTCAAGGAGCGTCCCACCCGTGA